The following are from one region of the Carnobacterium gallinarum DSM 4847 genome:
- a CDS encoding ABC transporter substrate-binding protein/permease, translated as MNRKQLIGIVMLLSIIVGFWGGASTAKAEDTSLADIKKSGQLVMGTSADYPPYEFHAKLDGKDQIVGMDVLIAEKIAKNLGVKLVIRDMDYDSLLSALEAKKVDLVIAGMNPTDERRKSVDFSDIYYQGGQFIIIRKEDKAVFKEKSDFEGKTLGVQKGTMQETVAKEQIKNVEMMGLAKIPDLILALNTKKIDGIVLEEPSALAYISNDKNLAYIDGKFELEENQQGSAIAFRKGSASLVSAVNDAIGEIKKQNLIPGYIKTAGEQLIEGQGGDTAGDVKPIFSFWEYFAKGTGYTILIAFVSVIFGIALGTLLALMRLSKSKLIRTFAGAYVEFVRGTPMMIQVMFIYFALGVVINIPALLAGIIAVSLNSGAYICEIIRSGLNSVSKGQTEAARSLGMGKTETMRFIIFPQALKNIWPALGNEFITVIKESSIVSIIGVGDLIYQTKVVTAITYRPVAPLAVTLIIYFILTFSLTKLLNYYEGKMNHD; from the coding sequence ATGAATAGAAAACAGTTAATTGGAATTGTAATGTTATTAAGTATAATCGTTGGTTTTTGGGGTGGTGCAAGTACTGCTAAAGCTGAGGATACATCTTTAGCAGATATTAAAAAAAGTGGACAGTTGGTTATGGGAACAAGTGCAGACTATCCTCCATATGAATTTCATGCTAAATTAGATGGAAAAGACCAAATTGTTGGAATGGATGTCCTAATTGCTGAAAAGATTGCTAAGAATCTTGGAGTAAAGCTTGTCATTCGTGATATGGATTATGATAGTTTACTATCGGCCTTAGAAGCAAAAAAAGTTGATTTGGTCATTGCTGGAATGAATCCAACTGACGAACGTCGCAAAAGTGTTGATTTTTCTGATATTTATTATCAAGGCGGACAATTTATTATTATTCGTAAAGAAGATAAAGCTGTGTTCAAAGAAAAAAGTGATTTTGAAGGAAAAACATTAGGCGTTCAAAAAGGAACGATGCAAGAAACAGTTGCCAAAGAACAAATTAAAAATGTTGAAATGATGGGATTAGCAAAAATTCCTGATTTGATTTTAGCATTGAATACGAAGAAAATTGATGGAATTGTATTAGAAGAACCAAGTGCTCTTGCTTATATTTCAAATGATAAAAACCTTGCGTATATAGATGGAAAATTTGAGCTTGAAGAGAATCAACAGGGATCAGCAATTGCATTTAGAAAAGGATCAGCAAGTCTAGTTTCTGCTGTGAATGACGCAATTGGTGAGATAAAGAAGCAGAACTTAATTCCTGGCTACATTAAAACAGCAGGTGAACAATTAATTGAAGGTCAAGGTGGGGACACTGCTGGCGATGTAAAACCAATTTTTTCATTCTGGGAGTATTTTGCTAAAGGAACCGGTTATACTATTTTAATTGCTTTTGTCAGTGTTATTTTTGGAATTGCATTAGGAACATTATTGGCATTAATGCGTCTTTCAAAAAGTAAACTTATTCGTACTTTTGCCGGAGCGTATGTTGAATTTGTTCGTGGTACACCAATGATGATTCAAGTCATGTTTATCTATTTTGCTTTAGGTGTTGTGATTAATATTCCAGCATTGTTAGCAGGTATTATTGCTGTTTCTTTAAATAGTGGAGCTTACATTTGCGAAATTATTCGTTCTGGATTGAATTCAGTTTCTAAGGGGCAGACTGAAGCTGCTCGTAGTTTAGGAATGGGTAAAACAGAAACAATGCGCTTTATTATTTTCCCACAAGCATTGAAAAATATTTGGCCAGCATTAGGGAATGAATTTATTACAGTGATTAAAGAAAGTTCAATTGTTTCAATTATCGGTGTCGGTGATTTGATTTATCAAACAAAAGTAGTTACGGCAATCACGTATCGTCCCGTGGCACCTTTGGCTGTAACCTTGATTATTTATTTTATTTTGACATTTAGCTTAACAAAACTACTAAATTACTATGAAGGGAAGATGAATCATGATTAA
- a CDS encoding amino acid ABC transporter ATP-binding protein gives MIKINHLKKSFGENEVLKDINEEVNQGEVVVIIGPSGSGKSTFLRCLNLLEEPTSGEIIFEGTNIINVGQDKLNQLREKMGMVFQSFNLFPHMTVVENLKIAPMKVKGITSEEAEKTAKELLTKVGLSDKDKAYPASLSGGQQQRVAIARALAMDPDVLLFDEPTSALDPEMVGEVLKVMKDLAESGMTMVVVTHEMGFAKEVADRVLFMDGGYIVEQGTPIEIFENPQNERTQDFLAKVL, from the coding sequence ATGATTAAAATTAACCATTTAAAGAAATCTTTTGGCGAGAATGAGGTTTTAAAAGATATTAATGAGGAAGTTAACCAAGGTGAAGTTGTTGTGATTATTGGTCCTTCAGGTTCAGGAAAAAGCACGTTCTTACGTTGCTTAAATTTATTAGAGGAACCAACAAGTGGTGAAATTATTTTTGAAGGCACAAATATTATCAATGTTGGGCAAGATAAATTAAACCAGTTACGTGAAAAAATGGGGATGGTCTTTCAAAGTTTTAATCTATTTCCTCATATGACTGTTGTTGAAAATTTAAAAATCGCTCCAATGAAAGTCAAAGGAATTACTTCTGAAGAAGCCGAAAAAACGGCAAAAGAATTATTAACTAAAGTTGGTTTATCCGATAAAGATAAGGCTTATCCCGCTAGTTTATCTGGAGGGCAGCAGCAACGTGTGGCTATTGCCAGAGCATTAGCGATGGATCCAGATGTATTGCTATTTGATGAACCTACCTCAGCTCTTGATCCAGAGATGGTTGGGGAAGTGCTAAAAGTAATGAAGGATTTGGCTGAGTCAGGTATGACGATGGTTGTGGTAACACATGAAATGGGCTTTGCTAAAGAGGTTGCAGATCGTGTTCTATTTATGGATGGTGGATACATTGTTGAGCAAGGTACGCCAATTGAGATTTTTGAAAATCCACAAAACGAACGTACACAAGATTTCTTAGCAAAAGTATTATAA